GCCATCGCGATGGCCATCCGCGCCTCGGTGACCGTGTCCATCGCGCTGGACAGCAGCGGCACGGTGAGCCGCACGTTGCGGGTGAGCCGGGTGACCGTGTTGACCCGGCTGGGCACCACGTCCGACTCGCCCGGCTGCAACAACACGTCGTCGAAGGTCAGCCCGAGCGGCACCACCCGCGCCGACCCGGCGGGCAGCTCCGGAAGATGGCCGCCCAGCTCGCCTCGATCGGCGTCGGCCGGAAGATCGGTGCTGGGCGAATTCTCCACGATTGCTCCCCTGAGCTGCTCGAACGGGCTTCAGCGAGGTGGCGCGCGGGCGGTACGGGCCCGCAGCGGCGGCGACACGTCGGTTCATCGTACCCAGTGACCTGCGGGCCCCGGGCCGGCGGCGGGGTGCCGGCACTCCACGTCGCCGTACCTGCCCGGGGAGAGCATCGAGCCGAGGTTGGGTCTACGGTGAGGAGGTGCACGAGGAGCCCATCGACCCGTTCAACGGCGACCCGGCCGATCCCGCTGCCGGGCTGCACGATCCGGGCGACGACGCCCCGCTCGACCCGCTGACCGAGGTCGAGCGGCAGGACGTGCTGGAGGACCTGGCCGACCTGGAGATCTACCAGGCGCTGCTGGCGCCGATCGGGGTCCGTGGGCTGGTCATCGAGTGCGAGGACTGCCGCGAGCCGCACTACTTCGACTGGGACCTGCTCCGGGGCAACCTGCGGCACCTGCTCAGCTCGGGCCGGCCCCGGGTGCACGAGCCGGCGTTCGACCCCGACCCGGACCACTACGTCACCTGGGACTACGCCCGGGGCTACGCCGACGGCGTGCACGACACGTTGACCGAGGGCACCGACGACGAGCCGGAGAGCACCGACTGATCCGTCCCGGCCCGGCCGACGGTGAGCTGAGCCGCCCTCGCGGGCTGTGGGGCTGAGCCGCCCCGGCCGACCGTGGGCTGACAGCGCCCCCCGGTTGACAGTGTCCGCCGGGTGACGGGTGTCCGCCGGGTGACGGGTGTCCGCCGGGTGACGGGTGTCCGCCGGTTGACGGGCGCGGCCGTTGTCGGGTCAGGCGACCAGGCCGGCACGGAAGCCGGCGGCCACCGCATGGGCCCGGTCCCGGGCACCCAGCTTGCGGAACAGCCGGCGGGCGTGGGTCTTCACGGTGTCCTCGGAGACGAACAGCTCCCGGCCGATCTCGGCGTTGCTCTTGCCCTCGGCCATGCCGAAGAGCACCTGCAGCTCCCGCTCGGTGAGCCCCACCGGGTTCCGGGCCGTCCGCCCCGTCGACCCGGGCCGCTGCCGGCTTGGCGTCGCCTCCCCCTGGGTGCCCTCCTCGGCGGCCTCGCCCTCGTCGTCCCCCCGCTGCACGGGTACCACGCCGGGGCTGCCGGCCGGGTTCTCACCCGGCCTCGACTGGGTAGGCCCGGTGCCGGCAGCCGGCGGCGGCGCGGCCGTCGGGCCCCGGCCGTCGACCCGGGTCGAGCCGCCGACGGTCGCGGTGTCCCGGACCGGATCGGTCACCCGGCTACGGGTCGCCCGACCAGGTACGGAGAGCAGCAGCAACGCCTTGGTCACCGCGCTGGTCAGATCGTGGTCGGTGCCCTGGATCAGGCCCCGGGCTCCGGCGCTGATGGTGGCCGCCGCCGCCTCCGCCTCCTCGGCACCGAGCAGCAGCACGGCGGCCTGCGGGGCACGGGCGAGCACCCGGCGGACGAAGCCGGCGCTGTCCGGT
Above is a window of Micromonospora yangpuensis DNA encoding:
- a CDS encoding DUF5319 domain-containing protein, whose product is MHEEPIDPFNGDPADPAAGLHDPGDDAPLDPLTEVERQDVLEDLADLEIYQALLAPIGVRGLVIECEDCREPHYFDWDLLRGNLRHLLSSGRPRVHEPAFDPDPDHYVTWDYARGYADGVHDTLTEGTDDEPESTD